Proteins from a genomic interval of Acanthopagrus latus isolate v.2019 chromosome 7, fAcaLat1.1, whole genome shotgun sequence:
- the tcea2 gene encoding transcription elongation factor A protein 2 isoform X2, whose amino-acid sequence MAKNQEVERIAKKLDKMVHKKNTDGALDLLRELKNIKMSLETLQSTRVGMSVNAVRKQSSEEEVQTLAKALIKSWKKLLDGSEEKKKEGSPVRSSSTSKDSGSSEKSKKSGESPTTPTSPTTPTTPTSPTTPALPPRVTSFPPPPVTTDSVRNKCRELLVAALQTDDDHRTIGVDCEHLAAQIEEEIFQEFKSTDIKYKTRLRSRISNLKDQKNPDLRRNVLCGNISPHRIASMTAEEMASAELKQIRENLTKESIREHQLSKVGGTETDMFICNKCHGKSCSYTQVQTRSADEPMTTFVLCNSCGNRWKFC is encoded by the exons ATGGCGAAAAACCAGGAAGTGGAGCGCATCGCCAAAAAGCTGGATAAAATGGTGCACAAGAAGAACACG gACGGAGCCCTCGACCTGCTGAGGGAACTCAAGAACATCAAGATGTCTCTGGAGACCCTGCAG tcgACCAGAGTCGGGATGTCGGTGAACGCTGTGAGGAAGCAGAGCTCAGAGGAAGAAGTTCAGACTCTGGCCAAAGCTCTCATCAAGTCCTGGAAGAAactgctgg acggttcagaggagaagaagaaggaaggcTCTCCTGTGAGGTCATCGTCCACCTCCAAGGACTCCGGCAGCAGTGAGAAAAG TAAGAAGTCAGGAGAGTCCCCGACCACGCCCACCTCCCCCACTACTCCCACTACTcccacctcccccaccaccCCAGCCCTCCCCCCTCGGGTCACCTCCTTCCCCCCGCCGCCCGTCACCACTGACAGCGTGAGGAACAAGTGTCGAGAGCTGCTGGTGGCGGCGCTGCAGACTGACG ATGACCACCGGACCATCGGAGTCGACTGTGAGCACCTCGCAGCACAAATCGAAGAAG AGATCTTCCAGGAGTTCAAGTCGACagacattaaatacaaaactcGCCTACGAAGCCGCATCTCCAACCTGAAGGACCAGAAGAATCCAGACCTGCGGCGTAACGTCCTGTGTGGGAACATCTCGCCTCATCGCATCGCCAGCATGACTGCTGAG gagATGGCGAGTGCGGAGCTGAAGCAGATCAGAGAGAATCTGACCAAAGAGTCCATCAGAGAGCATCAGCTGTCGAAGGTCGGAGGGACGGAGACGGACATGTTCATCTGCAACAAGTGTCACGGAAAGAGCTGCTCatacacacag GTGCAGACACGCAGTGCTGATGAGCCCATGACCACCTTCGTGCTGTGTAACAGCTGCGGAAACCGATGGAAG ttCTGCTGA
- the tcea2 gene encoding transcription elongation factor A protein 2 isoform X3: MAKNQEVERIAKKLDKMVHKKNTSTRVGMSVNAVRKQSSEEEVQTLAKALIKSWKKLLDGSEEKKKEGSPVRSSSTSKDSGSSEKSSKKSGESPTTPTSPTTPTTPTSPTTPALPPRVTSFPPPPVTTDSVRNKCRELLVAALQTDDDHRTIGVDCEHLAAQIEEEIFQEFKSTDIKYKTRLRSRISNLKDQKNPDLRRNVLCGNISPHRIASMTAEEMASAELKQIRENLTKESIREHQLSKVGGTETDMFICNKCHGKSCSYTQVQTRSADEPMTTFVLCNSCGNRWKFC; encoded by the exons ATGGCGAAAAACCAGGAAGTGGAGCGCATCGCCAAAAAGCTGGATAAAATGGTGCACAAGAAGAACACG tcgACCAGAGTCGGGATGTCGGTGAACGCTGTGAGGAAGCAGAGCTCAGAGGAAGAAGTTCAGACTCTGGCCAAAGCTCTCATCAAGTCCTGGAAGAAactgctgg acggttcagaggagaagaagaaggaaggcTCTCCTGTGAGGTCATCGTCCACCTCCAAGGACTCCGGCAGCAGTGAGAAAAG CAGTAAGAAGTCAGGAGAGTCCCCGACCACGCCCACCTCCCCCACTACTCCCACTACTcccacctcccccaccaccCCAGCCCTCCCCCCTCGGGTCACCTCCTTCCCCCCGCCGCCCGTCACCACTGACAGCGTGAGGAACAAGTGTCGAGAGCTGCTGGTGGCGGCGCTGCAGACTGACG ATGACCACCGGACCATCGGAGTCGACTGTGAGCACCTCGCAGCACAAATCGAAGAAG AGATCTTCCAGGAGTTCAAGTCGACagacattaaatacaaaactcGCCTACGAAGCCGCATCTCCAACCTGAAGGACCAGAAGAATCCAGACCTGCGGCGTAACGTCCTGTGTGGGAACATCTCGCCTCATCGCATCGCCAGCATGACTGCTGAG gagATGGCGAGTGCGGAGCTGAAGCAGATCAGAGAGAATCTGACCAAAGAGTCCATCAGAGAGCATCAGCTGTCGAAGGTCGGAGGGACGGAGACGGACATGTTCATCTGCAACAAGTGTCACGGAAAGAGCTGCTCatacacacag GTGCAGACACGCAGTGCTGATGAGCCCATGACCACCTTCGTGCTGTGTAACAGCTGCGGAAACCGATGGAAG ttCTGCTGA
- the tcea2 gene encoding transcription elongation factor A protein 2 isoform X1 encodes MAKNQEVERIAKKLDKMVHKKNTDGALDLLRELKNIKMSLETLQSTRVGMSVNAVRKQSSEEEVQTLAKALIKSWKKLLDGSEEKKKEGSPVRSSSTSKDSGSSEKSSKKSGESPTTPTSPTTPTTPTSPTTPALPPRVTSFPPPPVTTDSVRNKCRELLVAALQTDDDHRTIGVDCEHLAAQIEEEIFQEFKSTDIKYKTRLRSRISNLKDQKNPDLRRNVLCGNISPHRIASMTAEEMASAELKQIRENLTKESIREHQLSKVGGTETDMFICNKCHGKSCSYTQVQTRSADEPMTTFVLCNSCGNRWKFC; translated from the exons ATGGCGAAAAACCAGGAAGTGGAGCGCATCGCCAAAAAGCTGGATAAAATGGTGCACAAGAAGAACACG gACGGAGCCCTCGACCTGCTGAGGGAACTCAAGAACATCAAGATGTCTCTGGAGACCCTGCAG tcgACCAGAGTCGGGATGTCGGTGAACGCTGTGAGGAAGCAGAGCTCAGAGGAAGAAGTTCAGACTCTGGCCAAAGCTCTCATCAAGTCCTGGAAGAAactgctgg acggttcagaggagaagaagaaggaaggcTCTCCTGTGAGGTCATCGTCCACCTCCAAGGACTCCGGCAGCAGTGAGAAAAG CAGTAAGAAGTCAGGAGAGTCCCCGACCACGCCCACCTCCCCCACTACTCCCACTACTcccacctcccccaccaccCCAGCCCTCCCCCCTCGGGTCACCTCCTTCCCCCCGCCGCCCGTCACCACTGACAGCGTGAGGAACAAGTGTCGAGAGCTGCTGGTGGCGGCGCTGCAGACTGACG ATGACCACCGGACCATCGGAGTCGACTGTGAGCACCTCGCAGCACAAATCGAAGAAG AGATCTTCCAGGAGTTCAAGTCGACagacattaaatacaaaactcGCCTACGAAGCCGCATCTCCAACCTGAAGGACCAGAAGAATCCAGACCTGCGGCGTAACGTCCTGTGTGGGAACATCTCGCCTCATCGCATCGCCAGCATGACTGCTGAG gagATGGCGAGTGCGGAGCTGAAGCAGATCAGAGAGAATCTGACCAAAGAGTCCATCAGAGAGCATCAGCTGTCGAAGGTCGGAGGGACGGAGACGGACATGTTCATCTGCAACAAGTGTCACGGAAAGAGCTGCTCatacacacag GTGCAGACACGCAGTGCTGATGAGCCCATGACCACCTTCGTGCTGTGTAACAGCTGCGGAAACCGATGGAAG ttCTGCTGA
- the tcea2 gene encoding transcription elongation factor A protein 2 isoform X4, which translates to MSLETLQSTRVGMSVNAVRKQSSEEEVQTLAKALIKSWKKLLDGSEEKKKEGSPVRSSSTSKDSGSSEKSSKKSGESPTTPTSPTTPTTPTSPTTPALPPRVTSFPPPPVTTDSVRNKCRELLVAALQTDDDHRTIGVDCEHLAAQIEEEIFQEFKSTDIKYKTRLRSRISNLKDQKNPDLRRNVLCGNISPHRIASMTAEEMASAELKQIRENLTKESIREHQLSKVGGTETDMFICNKCHGKSCSYTQVQTRSADEPMTTFVLCNSCGNRWKFC; encoded by the exons ATGTCTCTGGAGACCCTGCAG tcgACCAGAGTCGGGATGTCGGTGAACGCTGTGAGGAAGCAGAGCTCAGAGGAAGAAGTTCAGACTCTGGCCAAAGCTCTCATCAAGTCCTGGAAGAAactgctgg acggttcagaggagaagaagaaggaaggcTCTCCTGTGAGGTCATCGTCCACCTCCAAGGACTCCGGCAGCAGTGAGAAAAG CAGTAAGAAGTCAGGAGAGTCCCCGACCACGCCCACCTCCCCCACTACTCCCACTACTcccacctcccccaccaccCCAGCCCTCCCCCCTCGGGTCACCTCCTTCCCCCCGCCGCCCGTCACCACTGACAGCGTGAGGAACAAGTGTCGAGAGCTGCTGGTGGCGGCGCTGCAGACTGACG ATGACCACCGGACCATCGGAGTCGACTGTGAGCACCTCGCAGCACAAATCGAAGAAG AGATCTTCCAGGAGTTCAAGTCGACagacattaaatacaaaactcGCCTACGAAGCCGCATCTCCAACCTGAAGGACCAGAAGAATCCAGACCTGCGGCGTAACGTCCTGTGTGGGAACATCTCGCCTCATCGCATCGCCAGCATGACTGCTGAG gagATGGCGAGTGCGGAGCTGAAGCAGATCAGAGAGAATCTGACCAAAGAGTCCATCAGAGAGCATCAGCTGTCGAAGGTCGGAGGGACGGAGACGGACATGTTCATCTGCAACAAGTGTCACGGAAAGAGCTGCTCatacacacag GTGCAGACACGCAGTGCTGATGAGCCCATGACCACCTTCGTGCTGTGTAACAGCTGCGGAAACCGATGGAAG ttCTGCTGA